One Lampris incognitus isolate fLamInc1 chromosome 14, fLamInc1.hap2, whole genome shotgun sequence DNA window includes the following coding sequences:
- the tmem71 gene encoding LOW QUALITY PROTEIN: transmembrane protein 71 (The sequence of the model RefSeq protein was modified relative to this genomic sequence to represent the inferred CDS: inserted 1 base in 1 codon): MALFFSGAVTSSPVKRRRPLADGSFESISLLSPDSSYLCYSTNPVTGSPCCCRRSPRLLTNGYYVMTEDSFSWDDDGNVSLTPAKTNVSYKENLVRIFRRRRRPRRSLASLLSDMTETCQSWLDERVFGGVFTAPPTESMWKETTTELEDSCSFTYDHTEIISPPGQSGPVPRAHLPEEICTETCXLQEQFTQALGGLSEVPPTSAFQTKCCLSPPQPSGLTSMKPFLLFILTIFIFTTIHSRCLLWGLAVASAVFVMIVMFMLVTKSGPVGTWRKAKTEDITSRNE; encoded by the exons ATGGCTCTGTTTTTCTCCGGGGCCGTTACAA GTTCACCTGTGAAAAGGAGGCGGCCGCTGGCTGATGGCTCATTTGAGAG CATCTCGCTCCTCTCCCCGGACTCCTCCTACTTGTGTTACTCCACCAACCCTGTCACCGGCTCCccctgctgctgccgccgctcgCCCCGCCTCCTCACCAACGGCTACTACGTCATGACGGAGGACAGCTTCTCCTGGGACGACGATGGCAACGTCTCGCTCACGCCCGCCAAAACCAACGTGTCCTACAAGGAGAACCTCGTCAG AATCTTCCGGCGGAGGCGAAGACCACGCAGGTCTTTGGCGAGCCTGCTGAGCGACATGACGGAGACCTGTCAGTCGTGGTTGGACGAGAGGGTGTTCGGTGGCGTTTTCACCGCCCCGCCGACCGAGTCCATGTGGAAGGAGACCACCACCGAGCTGGAGGACAGCTGCAGCTTCACCTATG accACACTGAGATCATCAGTCCTCCCGGACAAAGTGGCCCCGTCCCTCGAGCCCATCTTCCAGAGGAAATTTGCACCGAGACCT CACTCCAGGAGCAGTTCACCCAAGCGCTGGGCGGTCTCTCGGAAGTCCCGCCCACTTCGGCCTTCCAGACCAAATGCTGTCTGAGCCCACCTCAGCCATCAG GGTTGACCTCGATGAAACCGTTCCTTCTCTTCATCCTCACCATCTTCATCTTTACCACCATACACTCGAG GTGCCTGCTGTGGGGGTTGGCGGTTGCCTCTGCGGTGTTCGTCATGATCGTGATGTTTATGC TCGTCACCAAGTCGGGCCCGGTGGGCACGTGGAGGAAGGCGAAGACTGAG gACATCACGTCAAGGAACGAGTGA